A window of the Synechococcus sp. JA-3-3Ab genome harbors these coding sequences:
- a CDS encoding CGLD27 family protein, which produces MVDPSHPIPAEQQPLRQYAELRESFPFSWPALEWIPYLKRIFAVWGVVVLAVSPLVWGSFAGDWRHFVSGSVLGANALLSLVLLHLYLGWAYVRRRLVQARIPYEESGWYDGAIYAKSDEELAQHRLIVHYQIDPVLQRLRRSLWAVAGLSGLMALLWPLW; this is translated from the coding sequence ATGGTGGATCCCTCCCATCCCATTCCTGCTGAGCAACAGCCGCTGCGGCAGTATGCAGAGCTGAGGGAGTCTTTTCCTTTTTCCTGGCCCGCTTTGGAGTGGATCCCCTATCTCAAGCGAATCTTCGCTGTTTGGGGGGTGGTCGTGCTGGCGGTTTCGCCGCTGGTCTGGGGCAGCTTTGCCGGGGATTGGCGCCACTTCGTCTCTGGGTCTGTGCTGGGGGCCAATGCCTTGCTCAGCCTGGTGTTGCTCCACCTCTACTTGGGATGGGCCTATGTGCGGCGGCGCTTGGTGCAGGCGCGGATCCCCTATGAAGAAAGTGGCTGGTACGATGGGGCGATCTACGCGAAATCGGACGAGGAGCTGGCGCAGCATCGGCTGATCGTCCACTATCAAATCGACCCTGTGTTGCAGCGCCTGCGACGTAGCTTGTGGGCTGTGGCCGGCCTGAGCGGGCTGATGGCTTTGCTTTGGCCCCTCTGGTAG
- a CDS encoding bifunctional riboflavin kinase/FAD synthetase — MHVTSDLAQTLRPTAVAIGNFDGLHLGHQKVLQPIRDSLQGVRTVLTFHPHPQEVLTGRRQLLLTPPAEKLALLAQMGFEQVVLLPFTPAFARQPPQEFIQTVLEQGLRVRHLSVGWDFCFGHRRSGNAQTLQAWGSERCIPVEVIPEAQLKGERVSSSRIRAALATGEVAAATELLGRPYRLIGEVVPGDRRGRELGFPTANLRLPPEKFLPRDGVYSVWVNVPAEAAALPGVMNIGHRPTFAGLQHTVEVHLLDWTGDLYGQEVQVALQGFIRPERRFPSVADLIQQIRQDCQTARQQLGLAEQVGLV, encoded by the coding sequence GTGCACGTAACTTCTGACCTGGCTCAAACCTTGCGACCCACCGCCGTTGCCATCGGGAACTTCGATGGCTTGCACCTGGGCCATCAGAAAGTGCTGCAGCCCATTCGCGACTCCCTGCAGGGGGTGCGCACGGTTCTCACCTTTCATCCTCACCCCCAAGAAGTATTGACGGGGCGCAGGCAACTGTTGCTCACTCCCCCTGCCGAAAAGCTGGCTCTGCTGGCGCAGATGGGTTTTGAGCAGGTGGTGTTGCTCCCCTTCACTCCTGCCTTTGCCCGCCAGCCGCCCCAAGAGTTTATCCAAACAGTACTGGAACAGGGCTTGCGCGTTCGCCATCTCAGCGTCGGCTGGGATTTCTGCTTTGGCCACCGTCGCTCGGGCAATGCCCAAACTCTCCAGGCTTGGGGATCCGAGCGCTGCATTCCGGTGGAGGTGATCCCGGAGGCGCAACTGAAGGGGGAGCGGGTGAGCAGCTCTCGCATTCGCGCTGCCCTGGCTACGGGGGAGGTGGCGGCGGCAACGGAGCTCTTGGGCCGTCCCTACCGGCTGATCGGAGAGGTGGTGCCAGGGGATCGGCGAGGCCGAGAGCTGGGTTTTCCCACCGCCAATCTGCGCCTGCCGCCGGAGAAGTTTTTGCCCCGCGACGGGGTGTACAGCGTTTGGGTGAATGTGCCTGCTGAGGCGGCAGCCCTGCCTGGGGTGATGAACATTGGCCATCGGCCCACGTTTGCCGGGCTGCAGCACACCGTTGAGGTGCATCTGCTGGATTGGACAGGCGATCTCTACGGGCAAGAGGTGCAGGTGGCGCTGCAAGGCTTTATCCGCCCAGAGCGGCGGTTTCCCAGTGTGGCAGACTTAATCCAGCAGATCCGGCAGGATTGCCAAACGGCCCGCCAACAATTGGGCTTGGCCGAGCAAGTTGGCCTAGTCTAG
- the cobS gene encoding adenosylcobinamide-GDP ribazoletransferase — MRRFWAALTFYTALPLGRAGGLQFEGIAAWLPAVGLLLGGILTLAALLLQIFPPPVRAALLVALWVLLTGGLHLDGVADTADGLAVNVPKSFADAERPAVNGLSRRLQVMRDSHTGAYGVLALVLVLLLKFAALSSLQVWPLLLLVPAWGRWGQLLAIVLYPYLRDQGSARFLKDSTSLPGSLWPGTLLLLAISGGVGWAGLLAWRPLLLWTLGSALGALAVGYWLYRQLGGHTGDTYGATVEWSEAIALLWGSLLGPS, encoded by the coding sequence TTGCGGCGCTTCTGGGCAGCCCTGACCTTCTACACTGCCTTGCCTTTGGGGCGGGCGGGCGGGCTACAGTTTGAGGGCATTGCCGCCTGGCTGCCGGCGGTGGGCCTGCTGTTGGGCGGGATCCTCACCCTGGCGGCGCTTTTGCTGCAGATTTTCCCGCCGCCGGTGCGAGCAGCTTTGCTCGTGGCTCTGTGGGTGCTGTTAACCGGCGGGCTGCACCTGGATGGGGTGGCTGACACTGCCGATGGGTTGGCGGTCAACGTCCCCAAAAGCTTTGCCGACGCGGAACGGCCAGCCGTCAACGGGCTATCCCGCCGCCTGCAGGTGATGAGGGACAGCCACACCGGGGCCTATGGGGTGCTCGCCTTGGTGCTGGTGTTGCTGCTGAAATTTGCTGCCCTGAGCAGCCTGCAGGTCTGGCCTCTCTTGCTCTTGGTGCCGGCCTGGGGGCGCTGGGGCCAGTTGCTCGCCATTGTCCTATACCCCTATCTGCGCGACCAGGGATCCGCCCGCTTCCTCAAAGACTCCACTTCCCTGCCGGGATCCCTGTGGCCGGGCACGCTGCTGTTGCTGGCCATCAGCGGGGGGGTGGGCTGGGCCGGGCTCCTGGCTTGGCGGCCTTTGCTGCTTTGGACGCTGGGATCCGCCCTGGGAGCCCTGGCCGTGGGCTATTGGCTCTACCGCCAGTTGGGAGGGCACACAGGGGACACCTACGGAGCTACGGTGGAATGGTCGGAAGCGATAGCCTTGTTGTGGGGATCCCTGCTTGGCCCGTCCTAG
- a CDS encoding DUF4342 domain-containing protein — MPLPTDVWSLFSMNPNETPDPNFPEKADIEAKDVPPAQVEYHVEEFKISGDELLAKIRELIEEANVRRILIKNAEGQTLIEIPLGVGVAAGVLGAALFPVLAAVGAIGALVAKLTIVVERTLRDDS, encoded by the coding sequence TTGCCGCTGCCAACCGACGTGTGGAGCCTCTTCAGCATGAACCCCAATGAGACGCCGGATCCCAACTTTCCTGAGAAGGCCGACATAGAGGCCAAGGATGTACCTCCGGCCCAGGTGGAGTACCACGTGGAGGAGTTTAAGATCAGCGGGGACGAGCTGTTGGCCAAAATTCGCGAGCTGATCGAGGAGGCCAATGTTCGCCGCATTCTGATCAAAAATGCCGAAGGGCAGACGCTGATCGAGATCCCTCTGGGCGTAGGCGTGGCGGCAGGGGTGTTGGGGGCGGCTCTGTTCCCGGTGTTGGCGGCTGTGGGAGCGATCGGGGCTCTGGTGGCCAAGCTGACCATTGTGGTGGAGCGAACCCTTCGGGATGATTCTTAG
- the rpoD gene encoding RNA polymerase sigma factor RpoD — MAQAKELVQSGHTALLEPDLESSSSIPLDADNEVDPLETELDASDTDAFDEDDEDDEESLEEDADAAAAAAKGRSKRKAASKKKPYTDDSIRVYLQEIGRIRLLRADEEIELARKIADLLELERAREAVFQRMGLWSDPEEVPETLWAEEVKMSLPEFRRRLHRGRRAKEKMVQSNLRLVVSIAKKYMNRGLSFQDLIQEGSLGLIRAAEKFDHEKGYKFSTYATWWIRQAITRAIADQSRTIRLPVHLYETISRIKKVTKQLSQELGRRPTEEEIATRMEITIEKLRFIAKSAQLPISLETPIGKEEDSRLGDFIESEGETPEERVAKVLLREDLESVLETLTPRERDVLKLRYGLDDGRMKTLEEIGQIFNVTRERIRQIEAKALRKLRHPNRNSVLKEYIR, encoded by the coding sequence ATGGCTCAAGCAAAGGAATTGGTGCAGTCTGGTCATACGGCTCTTCTCGAACCGGATCTGGAAAGTTCATCCTCCATCCCTCTGGATGCGGACAATGAGGTGGATCCCCTCGAGACGGAACTGGATGCCAGTGACACTGATGCTTTTGATGAGGATGATGAGGACGACGAAGAGTCCCTCGAGGAGGATGCCGATGCTGCTGCCGCCGCTGCCAAGGGCCGTTCCAAGCGCAAAGCGGCCAGCAAGAAAAAACCCTACACCGATGACTCCATCCGCGTCTATTTGCAGGAAATCGGGCGTATCCGCCTGTTGCGGGCAGATGAAGAAATTGAGCTAGCCCGCAAAATTGCCGACCTGCTGGAGCTAGAGCGGGCTCGCGAGGCCGTTTTCCAGCGTATGGGCCTCTGGTCCGACCCAGAGGAGGTACCGGAGACGCTGTGGGCAGAAGAAGTGAAGATGTCCCTGCCCGAATTCCGGCGGCGCTTGCATCGGGGGCGACGGGCCAAAGAAAAGATGGTGCAGTCCAATCTGCGGCTGGTGGTCTCCATTGCCAAGAAATACATGAACCGGGGCCTGTCGTTTCAGGATCTCATCCAAGAGGGATCCCTAGGTCTGATCCGGGCAGCGGAAAAGTTTGACCACGAGAAGGGCTACAAGTTTTCCACCTATGCCACTTGGTGGATTCGCCAGGCCATCACCCGCGCCATTGCCGACCAATCGCGCACCATTCGCCTGCCGGTTCACCTTTACGAGACCATCTCCCGCATCAAGAAGGTCACCAAGCAGCTTTCTCAGGAGCTGGGCCGCAGGCCGACCGAAGAGGAGATCGCCACCCGCATGGAGATTACCATCGAGAAGTTGCGCTTCATCGCCAAGTCGGCTCAGCTTCCCATCTCTCTGGAGACTCCCATCGGTAAAGAAGAGGATTCGCGGCTGGGCGACTTCATCGAGTCGGAAGGGGAAACCCCCGAGGAGCGGGTGGCCAAGGTTTTGCTCCGAGAGGATCTGGAAAGCGTGCTGGAAACTCTTACCCCCCGCGAGCGGGATGTGTTGAAGCTGCGCTACGGCCTAGACGATGGCCGCATGAAAACCCTGGAGGAGATCGGCCAGATCTTCAATGTGACCCGCGAGCGGATCCGGCAGATCGAGGCCAAGGCGCTGCGCAAGCTGCGCCACCCCAATCGCAACAGTGTGTTGAAAGAGTACATCCGCTAG